The Candidatus Aramenus sp. CH1 genomic sequence TCAGGAGGGCCTCGGATACGGTGAGCCCCGGCTTCGTTGGGGGCTTAAAGCCCCACACCTTTGCCAGCTTCTCGGCATTCTCCTCGTCCATTGGGCCTATTGGGAAAACGTTAGGCTTCACGAGGTCTCCAGATCCTTGGACGTTTGTCTGTCCCCTGTAAACTATCACTCCACCGTACTTCCCGAAGTTCCCAGTTAAGAGGGCTAGGTCTATTAATGCTCTAACTCCATCAACACCGGATGACTGGGTAAGCCCAAGGCCCCAAGAGAATATGACTCCCTTCACGCTGATGAGTTTGGCGAACTCCTCTATCTTTTCCCTCTCTACGCCGGTTACCTCCTCAGCGTAGTCGAGCGTGTACTTGGACACGCCTTTAGCGTACTCAGTGAAGCCCTCAGTCCTCCTTTCAACGAATTCCTTGTCGTAGAGCGAATTCTCTATCAAGTAGTTGGCCACTGCGTTGAATAGCGTCACGTCAGTCCCCGGCCTCACACGTAGGTGTAGATCTGCAAACTTAGCCGTTCCTGTCGCCCTTGGGTCAACAACGACTATCTTTATCCCCCTCTGCTTGGCTTCGGTCAAGTACTGCGAGAGGACTGGGTGGCTCTCCGTCACGGACTCTCCTACAATCACTAACGTCTTCATGAGGGGAATCATCTCAACCGATATCGAGGAAGCCCCAATGCCCAGCATCTCCTTTAAGGCTATCGCCGAGGGCTCGTGACAAACCCTGGCGCAGGAGTCCACGTTGTTTGTACCTAATGCCCTGGCTACCTTCTGCATTAAGTATGTTTCCTCCAAGGTGTTTTGGCAACCGCCGTAGAACGCTACGGCTTCCGGCCCGTAAGTCTTCGTTATTTCCTTCAGCTTTTCAGCTATTTCCCTAATTGCCTCCTCCCAGCTTGTCCTCACGAATGTGTCCTTTACCCTCTTGAGGGGGTAGGTGAGCCTGTCCCAGGAGTACGTGGCTTCATAGGAGAGAGTTCCCTTACCGCACAAGTGTCCCCTGCTCACTGGGTGTTCCCTAGCAGGGGAAAGTCTCAGCACTCTCGAGTTTACGTAGAGCTCAACTCCGCAGCCCACTCCGCAGAATGGACAAACGCTTTTCACGATCTGCATAAAAAATTATTGTTCCATAGCGTAAAATAGGCGAGGTAGAAAGGCCTTAGGAGAGATAGTTTAACTGGGTTAAAGCCTATTTCACTAGCCTTAACCTCTGCATTATCGCCCTAACGCTAGAGTACCCGACTTCGCCCCAAGTTATCTCCCTGCTCAACGTTGCCTCCCACAAGGGCTTCCCCACTTCCTCTACAAACACTCTTAGCCCCGCTCTCTTGAACATGGCGTAGGAGGGATAGCAAGCAGACCCGTGGGGGGCGACAACAACCTCAGGTTTCATTGAGATGCATTGCCTTGCCACCTTAGGCCTCTCGTGGTACTTGTTCTCCGTTTTCTCTAAGATCTCCTTCCTTTGATCGTAGAAGAGTACTATGAA encodes the following:
- the fdhF gene encoding formate dehydrogenase subunit alpha, whose product is MQIVKSVCPFCGVGCGVELYVNSRVLRLSPAREHPVSRGHLCGKGTLSYEATYSWDRLTYPLKRVKDTFVRTSWEEAIREIAEKLKEITKTYGPEAVAFYGGCQNTLEETYLMQKVARALGTNNVDSCARVCHEPSAIALKEMLGIGASSISVEMIPLMKTLVIVGESVTESHPVLSQYLTEAKQRGIKIVVVDPRATGTAKFADLHLRVRPGTDVTLFNAVANYLIENSLYDKEFVERRTEGFTEYAKGVSKYTLDYAEEVTGVEREKIEEFAKLISVKGVIFSWGLGLTQSSGVDGVRALIDLALLTGNFGKYGGVIVYRGQTNVQGSGDLVKPNVFPIGPMDEENAEKLAKVWGFKPPTKPGLTVSEALLRDNGIRAMVFMGFNPLASMPNRRKVEERLRKLDLLVVMDAFMTDTASLAHYVLPSAVWTEKEGSVTSLDRLVKWRFKAVDPPGEVKPDYEILGMLARELGFNFVTDPKLLFEEMKKVSPIYSNLTLDSVMDYSANSRYPNGELYLYEEKFYTPSGKGKFEFREQREVKKGYVLLTVRNVTRYNTDVVTGRIPGFGTYESPLLINPSDAKGLELRDGDEVVLSSECGSIRAKVRVSPEVLNSTVVMYMHDKRVNYLVCDELDESKAPRYKYTFVEIKKDGCT